The segment gtgtgtgtgtgtgtgtgtgtgtgtgtggatcgattccaggctttccctgactacatgccCAAGTGACCTTGGGCAAGGcactgaaccccacgttgcctcccgatgtgttTATctgggtatgaatgtgtgtgatggGGAACACACTTAATACGTAacaatagaagtgctgtatgagtttgtgtgtgaatgggtgaacaAGCAAcgtaaaagtgctttgagtggtcaacatatAACTAGAAAAGCGTTAAACAAGTACAGTCTATTTACCATTTAGCATGTTAGTGAACGACTCCTCTGATTGTGTGTTTCTGCTCTAGAGATATTGCCATCCTCATCAATCAGCCCATTTATCGTGAGATGCCCCAGGCCTTTCTTGGGGATACACATGACAGCGGCTCAGAGCGAAGCTCTGTCTGATAGAGAGAAAGAATCTTTGTCAGACACACCGGACACACAGATACACTGTTCTTCATCTAACCTCAGTAATCACTAGTCCATTTGTCctgcttgtttttgtgtgtcacCACCCCCACtccttttattattaatcttcttttttttattgacaatgCTCTTACTGCCTGAAAACTTTGTGTGCATATGCTgataattttctttgtttttatatatgtgtgtgtgtctaaatattcaagtaaaaatattttaacacatgTTGATTCAAGTGAAATTTCCTCTTAAGGATTCAAAagcttcttttttactttttctgggGAGCCAGGGTCTTTCAGGGCTCTTCCTCAGCCCCCCCATGTTTTGACTCCTGTTAAAGAAGTAAAACATCTAAGgatattctgtgtgtgtgtgtgtgttttttaccTTCCTTTGATATGGGTCCCTTTTATACTGCACTTTGGTCAAGTATACTAAACCACCTCAAAGATGTGATGCAGTTGTAACAACTGCTCACTAGAGGCGATATTCACTGAAatgaccactgaccaagaagaaagaagaaaaatccagctCACGGATTGGCCAGGACCAAAACCGACTCGTTTAACTCAAGTAAACAATGGAAAGTTATCACGATGCTCTACGATGCATCTTACATCACTTCcttctttgcttctttcttcttggtcagaGGTTTTTTCAGGGAAATTTCACCCTTAGCGAGCAGTTGTAACTGTGTATCGTTGTTCAGATAGTTTAgtagtgcagtgtgaaagcaaaccaataTAAAGGAAGGCATGAAATATATTAGAATTACCTGCTCAACTGAACCGGGtcctatcctggtgtgaatgtgccttTAGATTACCCTGAACTTCCTGGGTGGAGTTAGCAGCACTGAACACGTCTGACTGGTTTCACTGCCTGAGATAGAGTCTGCCTCAGTCATCTTTGATTCTCAGGTCTCCACAAAAGTTTGTAAAATCTGTTAATTTGAGGTTTTCTGCAGGGATCATTATTAGAAACTCACTCGCAGCCACAATAAGCTGTGGGAGACAGCGAGTGCTTGTAAAGTCAAGCAAGGGTCCTTAAGGGATGCCGTTTTAGGATGCCATGCTATCCAAACTTTCCAAAAGACTTTTACATTGTGAAGGATCTCTCAAACTACTTAGTCCTTCTTTGCATGAAATGTCAAGGAGGCCTTTTGAATATCCAAGCAGACAAAAGATGGATTGATGTCAGCACTTGCTGTTAAATGCTGTTTGCTTTCACCACATTCATCATGTGGTTAACTTTTGTTTCACAAAagcacaacaaagaagaaactacCGGTGTAAACAGCTGAAAGGTCACAGCTGTGGgaattttttatctgttacGTGATTCGTTTGAAGACTTTTCATTAGAGAGCTGAAATTACAAAAACCAAGCAGTGAAACTAGAGTAATAAAATGTTCATCTGCAGCAATGCCtcataattacaaaacaaaggCAGCCTGGCTGCCATATCAAAGAAGCAATTTAGATCAATAAAATGTTATGTTGTAAAGCATAAATAACAGTCGTGCTAACTTGCATAATCAAAATTGTATCCCAGATCTCAGAGGAAATGCAACAGACTCAGAGCTGAAAAGTCCTTCagctcttaaaaacaaaaccccGACCATTTAAGTTCTGGTTACTGTTGGACCAAAGATGCATAAAGATTCTCTTTGATCTGTTCGGTGAATTTTTTCATGTCAACTGTGTGCAAAGTGTATTATAATTATCATACATTAACATGTTAGCAGCCTGATAAAGGAATTAAGAAGCATGTTGTATGATGCATTCGCATGCTGACGGCTCTGGGAACAGGCGTGACTGCAACCATGACACAGAGATGCAGTCACATTCAGGAAACGTTCTCAAATCTGTATGTTCATAATGCATCATGttaaagaggaaaaggaaactcatttttatttattattacttttcttTGTGGGGTTTGTTTTGTTGACCAGGAACTCATGGCAGGAGCTCTGCTCAGCTCTCACATTGAAGGCGATCAGATTATCATTCCAGAGAGAACGTAACAAGATAATAAgttcaaataattttaaaagggAGAAGCGAAGGGTTCATCCCTCTTCAAAATGCCCACAACAAAGCCATCCCTGCTCCCTTTTTATATGAAATATCTTTGCTTCTGGATATTATCGCAGCAGCACGTATAGTTGAAAGATGCTTCATCTTTAGACCCAATTTTACACAATCTTTACATTCCTTTCTTAAGAAATTAGAccctttttaaagaaattttttaaacaagtgctactttaaaaatagacaaaataatatattgGCAACcggtaaaacaaacatttaatatctaatttaaaaaaaaaaaaaactcattgctgcttcctgccaGTTGACGAAGATGAAAGCGTTTGGCCTTTGCCAGAAGGAAATGATGTGCTGTTGTTTATTTGCAAGTAGAATCGGGGAGTGAGAGCTGATCACAAGAGCTCCAAAGGCTCATGTGGAGATGCATCCTGATACCAGGTGTGAGCTGACCCACTTAGAGCCATCCTCTTGTGATCAGGTCAGCCAGGCGTCAGCAGGGGAAACGAGGGGGATCAGTCTCAAATAACTGGCTCAACTGTGATTACCCAAAGGAACTTTCCTCTCTGTGGAAGCCTTTCCAGTGTTTCTCAACCTTGTCCATGATAAACAAACACGGTTTTCtgcttgttgttttctttctttttatttgtattttatttagaacaaaaatttcaaacaaaaaagtgAATATTTAACACAGAATTAAagctttcaaataaaaaaaaggtatagAATGTAGTTAAATACCTGCCCCTTTGATATTAAAACTTACACAGCATTCATCAGGATATTTATAATATTATCCaactaaaataaatcataatacaCAATATGCATTGCTTCCAATGAGCCTTATCATATCttttaattacataatttttaattatttgttttaatctgcctattgtttgacatgttttatgtCTTTACTGCAGCTATTCTATAATTAACCCTCCTGTGGAGCTACAGTGAagtttaggttttgtttttttaaacatgtttgttccTCTTAGACTGAATTTATTTTCCCTTAGTTGAAAAAACTTTTGGATACTGTTTggtaaatgatcattttaaactctttcaattttaaaattgaCCAGCGAAGAAGGATAAAATTTAAGGATGTCACGATTATCAATATTATAGTTTATTAATCTCACAACATTAAAATTTTGCAggtaagtttaatttatttccatcttttgaTTCCAACATGACAAATAATATAGCAGCAAAAAAGTAATCAAAAAGTCTCATTCCAGCTAAATTccctctgttctgtaaacaataaGTAAATCCTACTTGTTAATTGTCAATCCctcacagatggaaaaggctacaggacctccacctgaacTTGGaaggcttctttctggaaactaatttataaaattgggttttgaacatttcttttcagcCTGAGGAGATAATTTAGAAACATCTAgttagctttgacttccagctgtccttgagcagaatagctgctgtttgacacaaaaacaatactggaacaagggaaataaataaacatgaccaCGTATCTGTAATCAAATGCAGTTTCTTCTACAGTCTGTTGCACACGGATGACAAAAAGGCATCAACCTCAAACTGAGTTGACTGTgaaatttttcttgttttttttacttttttgttttttgtcatctgCATAATGAAACATTAAGTGAACCCAATACAACCCAATACACAACTACAATATTATAAATGACGCAATAACATGTAAGCTCAGTGTTTTGTTGGGTAAACATTAATGTCGGGTTACTGCACATTTGTCTTTACTTTGGGAAACAAAGCCAGGTGGTTATCCTGCAGGAGGTGACACACATTCAATGTATTTGCTACTTTCTCTGCAACTTATGTCATGGCATGCTTACGCTGGCAAGTCAtcctccacaatgacacctTGGTCGTCTTTTCCTATAACCAAAGAAATCCAACAAGGATGACTAAATCCAACAAGGATGACTAAATTTAACAAGGATGACTAAATCTGACAGGGTCGTTTGCAGGgaataactcttcctctgccGTACTTTCCCACTCTAACATGCCTCTTCTGCAACACAAGCAGCAACACTTGGATGTTgcataactttgtttttgttccctGAACAAGTTGTACTGATCAGCCAATGTGGGTCAGACATAATCTTTTATGGGAAGTGATTTATGTGACGAGATGGATCTCTATGATTAACTGATTGTGGCATTAATACTGCAGTTAATTGTGAAATCAAGTAACTGTGACATTCCTAAAGAGGACATCGTAAATCAATTATGTTATTAAAATTCATGTTCTGAGGAAACTGAATGACTGTCATTGCCATCAAGctaatttctgtcttttctttttttaatatgttttgtcTGCAGGACACCCCAGCTCGGTCAAAACCACTGTGCCAGGCTCGAAGCAAGGCCCAGTGTGCAGACGTATGTGTGTGCACCCATTTGTACATCTTGTGTGAGGATGAGGGCCATcgcactgctgctgctgctgggtctcTGGGTGACCACGGAGGCTGGGGCTTCCAGGTTAGTCCGTGACTCTCAGGGCACCCCTGAAGCTTTAGAACCATCCAGGAACAACACCGCCATCCAGCCTCTGCCCCCACAACCAGGCCGACCACGGAACTCTTTCCCCCCGATGTGCATAAAGCCCACAGAGATCAAACACACCTTTAAATATGTGAACACCATCATTTCCTGTCTGATCTTTGTGGTGGGGATCATTGGCAACTCTACGCTGCTCAGGATCATATATCGGAACAAGTGTATGAGGAATGGACCCAACGTCTTGATTGGCAGCCTGGCGCTGGGGGATCTGCTTTATATTATCATTGCCATCCCCATCAATGTGTACAAGGTAACCACATTTAAAGTTTCTGTGCATCTGTCTCGTGTTTCCTCTCTTTGCGGTTTGCTTGATGTACAATCTTGATTTAGAGGCTTTATAAACATTTATGAATCTATATTCAATTTTAAAAGAGCTGGAGAGCagattaaaagtattttttttggCACACCCTGTTCATTCTTTTAGTTAATTGCTGTgcctttatattatttttatcattatgtaTGTAGACTGCTTTGGCTTTTTGCCTCCTAAACATTcataataacaaacaaaacatctgtGAGAGCGAATTTAAACCAGCTGTTTAGCAGGTGCAGCTGACATGTGGAAAATGCTCCTTTATCAACTTGCTTGTGTTTGtatggagctgaaatatctATTGGCTTGCTGGTAGGTGAAGTCAAAGCCAAAGCAGAAGACGTCCTGAACTAGCTTTCCAAATCTGATATATTTCACTTTGATTGAATGAAGCTGGAAAATCGGTTTGCTTTATCCAGGAAAATCTAACAATTATACATCCCGAGTCTTGTTTTCTCTGCTGATGTAGGAACTCTAACCCTAATGTTAGATATAAAGATAGTATCACAATGCATTTTAAGTTGATTTAAGCAGCTACAACACAGTGGAATGATGAAATATGTAGGTCCATTTGTTATTACATGCTCTGTCCTAACCTTGAACAGATCTTTTTCCACCCTGGGTGAATGACTTTAGGAGTGAGGAGGAGTTCCCTGTTATACGTTTTGGCTTTAGCTGAATTAATTTTAGAAGACACGAGGAAGAATGGACCTCTAAATGAACCTTAAAgggatttttctgtgtttgcacAGGTGACACTTAAATTTCTCTGATTTCAAATCTCTTTTCTGTTATACTGCAGCTAATAGCTGAAGACTGGCCGTTTGGGGTGTACGTCTGTAAGTTAATGCCATTCATCCAGAAAGCCTCAGTTGGAATCACAGTCCTCAGTTTGTGTGCCCTCAGTATTGATCGGtgagtacacacacatacatttaaagacaaatattataatattagcATTAAAAGCAGCTGTTGTATGTGTCTCTGTTTGCCTCCTGTTTCCGTAGCTACCATGCAGTGACATCGTGGAGCAGGGTGAAGGGAATGGGAATCCCTGTGTGGAAAGCAGTGGAGGTGACGCTGATCTGGCTGGTTGCTGTGGTGCTGGCAGTACCTGAGGCACTGGCTTTTGACATGATGGAGATGCCGTACAGAGGCAACAAGCTGCGCATCTGCCTGCTGCATCCAGAACAAGCCACCAGCTTTATGAAGGTAGACACCTGACGTGCTACTCAGCCGACGTGGTGGGAGAAGCTGTATTATCAGTAGAGCTGTCAGGATATCACAGTATCACTGCATTCATGCTCATTAAGTTTCAAAAGACATCAGTCAGTCACCCAATACAATCCTACTCACTgtagaataattaaataaataattatattatataacaatACAAAAATGCCTTTGTGCATACAACTGTAACTGAAATCTTTCAGATGAGAAGTGAAACATCTTCAAGAATCTACACCTACAAACTGTCAGAACAGCAGCTAGCATCCCTATGAAGCTTCGCTCCGAGCTAAATGCTCATTTCAGCATTTTAgctgttcattttctttgtttcttatgCTCTTAGCCTTTGTTTTCTGTCAGCTTTAAATTATCTCCAGTTAGAAGTTAACACATGAGCAACCACTGGCAATGATTGCATAAGCATGCAAAGTGGCTTCACTCTCTTTGCATCACGAATATCTGCACAAAGTTTCATGGCTTTTTGTTCCGTAGATGCTTAAATATTTCAGTCTGGTCCAAAAGTGATAAGCTGACCTGAGTTGCTATTCATACAGAAAGTCTGAACACAGCTCTGAgacaaaaaatataataatgcCTGCACCATCATCGTGTAACGGCTTTTATTTCAAAAAGTGAGATAAGGATGAAGAAATGCACACATGAAAATATGCTCATGGATAACAACTAAATGATTTCAACAACACTGTATACTGCTGTGTACTTTTCTCTTTCtaagaaataaaaccagagcaaaacatttGCTTGGCAAAGTGCATTTAGTTTGTATCAGTGTCCCACACACATATGGTGAAAATTATCCAGAACTTTCATTTAGTTTGAGAAAGAACAAACTTCAGATTGTTTTCAACCTGGTGCAGAATGCAGCAGAATGGTTTGCGTCAAAACAAAGAGCCTGGACAGCAACAGTAcagttagtttttgtttaatcagtctttttttttctctctgccaaaaaataattattgattcttaaaaaaatataatcaagTACATTGCATGCAAATCATTTTATCGTGACTCTTTCTCATAATGTTCATAATGGAGAGCCCATAAAGCTTCTCAAGAAGACAGaaattatgaaaacatttacaatATGTGACCTTTTCCAGACAAAAGGAAAGACACTGGGGTAAAGGAGGGGACCTAATATAATTGACTAAATATTTTCCAGTCTGCCAAAACCAGATTTTctaaatggaaaatggaaacaaGAGGAAGATTTTTCACTAAACTGTGAAAGTCAAAAACAATTCTCAAGTTTCGAGCCATATGTTTCTATACAAGTTTAACTGCATGCTTGACATTGTCTTGTGAATATCTTtgctttatttctgctgttgAGATTAAAAGTTAGACATTGATGTTTTGTCTTTGATTTGCAGTTCTACCAGGAAGTCAAAGACTGGTGGCTGTTTGGCTTCTATTTCTGCTTCCCTTTGGCCTGCACGGGAATCTTCTACACGCTCATGACCTGTGAGATGCTCAGTCGCAAAAAAGGCATGCGCATCGCACTCAACGACCACATGAAGCAGGTATATGTGCAACATGACAGCAGAGCTCATACATCAGAGTCTGAAAGAGGACTGAAGGGagtcttgtttatttttctgtgtctgtgtgtgtgtgtgtgtgtgtggtgtagcGGAGGGAAGTGGCGAAGACGGTGTTCTGCCTGGTGTTGATCTTTGCTTTCTGCTGGCTGCCTCTTCATCTCAGCCGTATTTTGAAGAAAACAGTCTACGACCAAAATGACCCCAACCGCTGCGAGCTGCTCAGGTAAGCTCAAAGATATCCAACAGAACCTCACTGAAAGCTTCACGAGAACTCATTGTTAAtgattatttgacttcctgtagGCTTTACTGTAAACTCTGCCCTTTCCCCGACAGTTTCCTCTTAGTGATGGATTACATCGGCATCAACATGGCCTCTCTAAACTCCTGCATTAACCCGATTGCCCTCTACTTTGTCAGCCAGaagtttaaaaactgtttccagGTAAGAAGGAACACTGACATTAATTCTTAAAACTCTGCACTATTGTTTATACTGTCAGCAGTTTCTCAGGAAgagtagtgtgtaactctgtggggtcaATTCTGGTTGATAGCTTACCCTTcaggtgatctacagaagtttccCAGGCATtcatatcccatccaggaggtttacatgTAGTCCTTAAATAATCAAAGActctatatggtaaatccacaatgagtggtCCATGAtaataacaccattatttatcacaaagatcactatcactccTGTGTTGCTAAGTAACCTCTACTTTGAATTAACAGCCTTTTCCTGCTAAACGTGCATCCAATTAGACACTTTAACTTATGGTTATGTCCAATCAGGAACAGCTTAAAGATCAACAAGAgacaagaacaaaaataatgttcCTCAATGGCTGAAAAAAAGCCAATAAGATTAATTTGAAGGACGATGGCACCAAAAACAAGCTGAGTTGGAGAAAGTTTTGTAAGGATAGTGGGTAAATAGTAACATAAATAAGTGTAAATAGTAAAAACCGCTTGAAGAAtacagtgtaaatatgtaaataggttctgttgtgtgtttcaatgaaaatattttttctcctgaaagccaagacttgagagaacaacatgcagatgagaaaaggcttggtcactgttgatctgtgtgttatttctacaaagaattgtcagtaataaattctgtgtTGTTATTTTGGTTGACCTTTATGGTATCTATATCTATTAATACATTAACTTTAcgtcattttagcctcataatctgaaaaCCAAGACTGTCCTGAAAATATTGTCTTCATGTTGTGGACCCAAATTAGCTAAATTGGCCTGGGAGTTTTGAGGATTGAATAAAGGGTTTCttcttgttgctgttttgtAGTCCTGCCTGTGCTGCTGGTGCTACAGAACATCTCCTCTGGATGAGCGAGGCTCAGGAGGCCGATGGAAGGGCTCTTGCCATGGAAACGGACTGGACCGCTCCAGTTCCCGCTCCAGTCAGAAATACACAAGCTCTTCATAAACGCACAACCCTCGCTGCACAGCCCAACTTCCCAAACAGATGCTCCCATCAGCTCCCATCACGGAGAAACAGCAGAGTCACTGCCAACATGTCGACGATCAGGTCTGAGTCAGGGGGCGGAAATGGAGAGGGGTGGAAGTCTCCTCTGCAGAGCTCCCCACAGACAGAAAGACTCAGACGCCAACCCAAACCGATGAACGAAATAAGAAGACTGTAGCCGTTCAGGCTGTATTATTAAATGCAGAAGCTATGATGAAACCAAAGCTGCATACATGTGTTCATGCTTTTGACACTGAAGCTTGCGTAGAGGACTTTAAGGGCTCTCACTGGACCAGAAAGTCAAATACATTTGTAGATGTTTGAATCAAGTCATTTGTAAATTTATGTACAGGATTCTTTACGTGTAGACTGCGACTTTTGCTTATATCTAGCCAAAGTGCTTCATGTATGAATAAGCACTGATCAGTACAACCTGTTAAAGCTTTAACACCTCATGGGGAAAGCTCAAGGGAAACTGTGACGCTGAGTCCTTTGAGACTCAAAGGACTGGCACCTTTGAGACCCAGCGTCTCAGAGGCGCCAGTCTTTTTACTTATATAAGATCAGTAGTTGATTGTTTGACTATGAAGTGTATGTAGTTTGTCCTGAATTCCTATATGTGTTGGTTACTTCATACCCGATTTAAATGGGCCCCACTGTGTACCTTACAGTCATGTGGAGAGTTGCACATGGGAAATCTTTTTTATCGCTTCTTCTCAAGTCATGTGGTGGCAGCTGTTGTCTAAGAACACTGGCAAACACCAGATGATGTGTCATGCTTCGTGTAAAAAGTCCTTACCCCGTCTTACAACGTAGCTTCTATTTTTCTGAGAAAACACAAAGCACATGAAGAGCTTGTGTAAACCTCCAACCTGAAGTGTTCACTTATTACTGAATGTTTCCTTCATCAGACAAAGGTAACGCTGCAAAGATGCTCCTGTTCCTGTTACTTtgattactttttattattattattattattattattattattattattgttactattgagccatttaaatgctttttatatggaaatgtaaatatgtatagcAGGGCGAATGTCTTCAGGTGGATTGACTGAACTACATATTGATCCTTGGGGCGGTACGTGGGTGCTTTGCAGTAGGAGGGTTCTGCCCAGTGCTTCAGCTTCCtaccaaagacatgcatgttaaatCAGCCATTGGGGTGACTGTAAGTTTTTGTTTCTGAGAGTTATTGGGACAACCAGGTTGAACCCCACATCTTGGCTGATGTCAGCTGGACTGTAAGCCTCCCTATGAATGAAAAAGCAAGCATATGATGGATACTGAGAATCTTTAAATCATCCTGAGTAGATTTTAGGATAACTTACTGAGTTTATGTACTTTATACAAGAGAAACTAAACTAGTTCAATTAAATGTCCAATTTAACCTAGTCCATCAAAACCTGTTTATACAAGGCTAATTTATAACATCTACAGACAGTCAGTGGATCATATCTTCACCTCGATTCAAACCCTTGctaaaaaaatggtttttaatatatattttcagaTTATCTTTCATGTAAAGCTGATACATGTTTACTTTATTCCTGCTTGGACTATATATTTTCTCCCACATGTTGCAGTAATCTATAAATCAGCTGAACAGGAACTCGTGAAACTGGTGTCAAATCGTGCCATCTCCACCCTGTTTAGCTACATCTAAACGTGACCATATGTTGGAGGCTCAGAGCAGTTTTGAGTGGAAACATGTTGGAATCATGGGAGGCTGAAGCCCAAAATGTGTGAATACGATGTTGGTCCtgatttaaatacatttatacagTACATATGTGTTCAGAGtatgcagtaataaatattattttatagcATGCATGTTGTTTGAGTTATTCACTGACCTgttaaagcacatttcattGGCTAAAGGTCGATTATTatctttaataaagataatgtGGCAAAGCTTCTCAACTTTTCCAGCTATATGGAGGGGTGGTGAACTTTTGCTGGGACTGAACCATAACAGTAATCTCTATTATTAATATCCTGTTAAAAGGTCACATATGCAATGgactcaacttaaaaaaaatagctgtaACATTTGGTTTTCATCTACTTTCAAAGACCATCAAAGAAAAATTACGtcaaacatttaacttttccTTGTCTAAAATGATTGTTTAGGTCATTATCGGTCAATTCCAAGAAAGAGTTTTTTGGTGCTATAGAGCTGATTAAATCTGGGAAAAGCTTTTTAACATCAGCTCACGTTACAGATTTTAAGAGGTTCTGTTTTGTCTCCGTTCAGCTGTTTCTTGGAAAATGACCACAAGTTCCACAAGactaaaaactttatttatcagCAAGAATTTTACTTTCCAATGATTTAACTCCTGCAGGTTGAAATTTGAGGTTCAGTGTCTGAGTTAGAGGGGAAAACCTTTCAGCAATgccagaggggaaaaaatgtgaTGGGGGTTTGATGGATATCTGAAAAATAACAAAGTGCTGGCAGCAGGCTGTGAATTATCTCAGTGTCAAAGACATACAATTATCTCAAGCAACCAAATAATCAGAGGAATTACATTTGATAAATCAACCGTTCATAGCCCTCATTTTCACATGAGCTGCAGTGAACTGGTACCAGATTAGCTGAGAGAACTCACCATCCCTGCTGCTGAACCAAACATTGTGGCGTTTCATCAcagtgtgttttaaataaaactaaaatttatCCCACATGCAATAAATCTTGGGCTTCTTGACATTTACAAAACCACATCAAAAAAGGCGCAACAGTTTATAAAGAGAACTATCTATTCCCAGCAGTGATTCAGCATCCCCATCCCGGCTGGAAATCAACTCTTTCAGGAACAAACAATATAATAAGTCATACCAATGTCTCATGGTTGATGTGGTTTGGGGCACTGGCGTTTCAGTATCTTCCTTCTGTGCATGTCTGACACATTTTAGTGTCATGTCCTTTTGGGAAAGTGGGAGATTTTTGATCATCATGAGCCCAAATAAGTTCTCCATTATCTGCTTGTGTTGCAGCACCATTTAAAGGTATACATCTATAAAACCTGAAATTTAAAGCCTGCTCCTCCCAGCAAAGCTTAAACAGACTCCTCTCATTTAGGAaaaagcaaggcaagtttatttgtatagcacatttcaaagcgctttacataaaacattataagcGACATTACAGCGGGATGCAGAGGAAGCATTAAAAGCTACATAAAAGAATatgaagagaaacaaaatcagtacaaaagccagtgtaaagattttaaaactggtgtgatgtgttcagatctcttagtcctggtaaaaactctagcagcaacatctggatgagctgcagatgtttaatgctcttttcaggaagtcctgtt is part of the Melanotaenia boesemani isolate fMelBoe1 chromosome 7, fMelBoe1.pri, whole genome shotgun sequence genome and harbors:
- the LOC121643576 gene encoding endothelin receptor type B-like → MRAIALLLLLGLWVTTEAGASRLVRDSQGTPEALEPSRNNTAIQPLPPQPGRPRNSFPPMCIKPTEIKHTFKYVNTIISCLIFVVGIIGNSTLLRIIYRNKCMRNGPNVLIGSLALGDLLYIIIAIPINVYKLIAEDWPFGVYVCKLMPFIQKASVGITVLSLCALSIDRYHAVTSWSRVKGMGIPVWKAVEVTLIWLVAVVLAVPEALAFDMMEMPYRGNKLRICLLHPEQATSFMKFYQEVKDWWLFGFYFCFPLACTGIFYTLMTCEMLSRKKGMRIALNDHMKQRREVAKTVFCLVLIFAFCWLPLHLSRILKKTVYDQNDPNRCELLSFLLVMDYIGINMASLNSCINPIALYFVSQKFKNCFQSCLCCWCYRTSPLDERGSGGRWKGSCHGNGLDRSSSRSSQKYTSSS